The Solenopsis invicta isolate M01_SB chromosome 1, UNIL_Sinv_3.0, whole genome shotgun sequence DNA segment AAGAGCAATTAAATAGAAACGCTTTATCCTCGGGCCTCACGAAACATTCGCACTTTTCGGAACAAAATTTGGGACGCGTTTCCATACACGTTAATGATTCAGATTTCAAATTCGTAACGGGCACGTTTTCCAACTCCTTCGGTTTTTgacaagttaaattattttttgttatatgaaaatatttttggactTTGGGATGCATTCTGCCTTCTATGTAACGAAGAAAATCATACAAGTTGCAATCGCAATCTAGCGGATTATgatccattattattattacgttgcGTTCATTTGTCTGATAATGCACGAATTGTTCGGCATCATGTAAATAGATAtgttctattttattataagacaAGTCCACCTTGATATTATCtgataaaaattgtacatcTGAAGTCtgaaattagaaaagaaaaagtacTGTTAAATATTATCGTCCTTACAAATACTTAATAAATCTATGTCACATCTAGTTACATCAGCTTCAGAGATATTTCTTCCCAGATATTTTTACTTACGGTTATAGAAGATATATAGTTGTATTTGAGATCTAATTTTCGAAGTTTTAAGTTGCTCACAATCCAGTCGTTATATATTTGCGAAATACTGTTATTGACTAGATACAATTCCTCCAAGTTTGTGCAAGGATGGAAAGGTGACTGTCTGTCAGATGGTTCAAGAATATCTTGAAAAGGATCATGTAATGTAAGAAAATTGTTggaaaatttagcaattttcaAGTTTGATATGTATCCGAAACTTCGGGTGGAAATAGTCGTCAGCTGATTTTCTTCCATATTTAATTCCTTCAGATTGTTCAATCCATTGAATAGATACCTGCAAAAAATCATGTATTGTTAAAAGTATAAGAAGACAATTTCACGTAACTTTTGTATAATAACAGTTTTAAACGTACGTGGAAATGAAGGTAAATCGATTTTTcgataaatctaattttattaatttgctgGTATTGAAGAAGATATTGTCAGGCAATTTGTCAAGGTCATTGAAACTCAGCTCTAATATTTGTAGTTCCTTCAAATCTCGAAATATATGCACAGGTAAGGTTCGAAGATAATTTCGCTCCAAATTGATATCAGTCAACGAATTGCATCCCCAGAAAATATCCTCCGGTAGTCTGAGCAATccgttctttttcaatttcagtTCCTTCAATTCCGttaaattagcaaaaaatgCATTTGGTAGGGTGGTCATATTTCTCTTGTTTTCGAATAAAGTGAAAGTTTTTAACTTTGTGTTACTTCGTAACAAATTTTCCGGTAAATGTGTAAAATTGTTTCGAGCTAAGTTAAGTCTCTCAAGTTTTTCGagcttctcaaaaattttttccggtAACTTGACCATGTAATTTGAGTTGAAATCGAGGGTCTTAAGAGCGACAAGTTCATCGAAAATCCCTGCCTGAAATTCGATTAAGTGATTTTTCCATAAATTGAGATACGTCAGATTTTTCAGATTGTCAAACGTGCCCGGTTCTATTGATTGTAGAGCATTGTCACCCAATTCGAGCGACTCCAATCTAGGGGTATGGTTGAAAAATCCCTTAACTAGGTGTAAGTTGTTGTCGCGCAAATTGAGTACCCTTAAGTTGATTAAATCGGCTAACAGATCTTTGTCCACGAAGGATACATTATTACTCGATAAGGTCAGAGACTTCAAATTTTCGAAGTCAGCTAAATGATGCTTGACCAGGGCAGAGCTCAAATTTTTGTACGATTGAAAGCTTAGTATTTCTATGCCGGTAACACCTAGCCTTTTTGTAATTTCGCCCAAACTATTGTTCATCGGTAAATCACACATTTGGAAGGATATCCTTTCGATATTCTCCGGCGTGTAGGATGACACATCCATATTGAAATCTGACCATTCTGGTGAGTTATCACATTGGATCTAcgcaaaaaaaacattaatgcaaATTTGATCCCGAAATTCAAAAACCCAGAAACAGCAtggaaaatttatgaaaatgtacgCTTATGTCATGTTAATGCAGAGAtttctatacttttttttttaatttctatatttttttaaagtaatattacaacAGGATATTATAATTCcaaataattggaaaaaatctaaaacgaaaatgaaataaaaaatacattagataGCACGAATATTCGTAAATTAATATGCTTTTTCTCACATTTTAGTTTTATGTTTTTGTGGAATGATTAAAAGAAAACgtgattaaaagaaaatgagAAACTTCATCAAAtaccaaataaaatatttctatttcataATCACTGAAACTAAAAATCTTCGTGATCTATGTCAAAATTCTTCAGAATACGAAGAGCTATCAGtcgttgacatttaattttgtttgataGTGATATTGGAAGACGTACTTGTATATATTGTCTTGGTTGAATATTCACGATAAACTTGCCGTCATTCTTTACCAGACAACTTATCTCGATTCCTCCATTGCGATCATATGCGCAGCGGCATTCCTGATTTGATGGGCAATGAAAAGCGGAAACGCTGCCCAAAACAACAGCCAATATCACAAATATCGCTTTGCGAACGATCATCTTTTTAAGTGAATTTAGTCTGATTCTTAGCTTAACGTCGTTAGCCCGTCACCTGTTTAAACAAATACaaagacacatttttattattatatattattttattatacaatttctttCAGTTTTTATTCTTAAGCACAAATCTCAATTATGAAGTGCAACACCACAAAAATTGGAAGCGTTATGGGTTagataaatgtaacattttcttttttttttttaaataagctcTCTTGTCTTTTATagttgcgattttttttttttacgtcatcgtgtaaaataacaaaatttgtatacataattaaaatataaatttatatccagGCACGTATAAATTTCTCTTGTGTGTATGTATAAGAAAATACAATTTGAATCTatatcaagttttatttatagatatattttttatttgatattttgatatcaaaTATATAGCACAGTGCAGCAAGGGTAAAAGAAATcgtgacattaaaaaaaattttttgtctttgtatgattgaaataaatgaattttaaaatctttaaataaaaataatatccatAAGATGATAGTAGATAGAAGATCGCAAGATTCCTGGAAAATTCCTTAATGTATTACAAACGAGATAATTGCAAACGAGATGATTGGAAACTATTAAACGATAAAAAGCTAGATCACGATTCTTGGAATTTCCCTAAACCGGAATCTCAAtcacgttatatatatatataaaaaaaaccatttatgATGTACCATGGTGTACCATGCAAGaaaccatatttttttatttcctcttCCTCGCAGAAAATGTggcattttatttgaattataagcTGATAGATCGAAAGAACTTCTGGCACAAAGTGACATATGATTTATTTGCAATCTTGCaagaattattttgtgtatCTCTCTCGTGGTTGATGAGAAAAACAGTATTATTATGAGTCTATTTCCTAGAACTTTACTGCAACTTATTTGCAATTCATAGGAATCGTATATTTTAtgcctttttttatttatttatatctcgttGATAAAAACCATCCACAAGCTATATAGTATAGGTAAATCCACGTTTACGTAAATTGTTATACATCCTtatctatgtaaataatattttcgcaGAATTGTAGTTAACAATTAGTTAACAGGTTACTGTACAACGAGGAAAAGGCTGCAAAAATCAATTCTTTCTTATCAATGGAAATTAATCCAAACTGAAACGATAGAATCAATTACTTTGCAGCAAAGAATATACAAATATAGATAAATACGTATACACAAGATAGTCCTAAATTCTCAGTTTTAAAAGCAGAGGttcttcttaattatttattatttcataattgtaCTGTGGGTGCacactttcaatttttatgttgtaaaaaataaaattgattttaatggaatttgattttaatttttatgaaaattatgctTGGAATAAAATTGATCAACAAAATCTTCatttgttacattaaatttagtaaatttcaTTTCTagggatttaaaaaaaattcgagaTTTTTCAATTATCCATGTAAAGTCAATGTGAGACTTACACTTGATACGAGACTCTGTTTCTTCATTcaagaaaatttcaatttctttaataatgtattttaataaagtattaataataCATGCGCAATCAATGTCTAACAAATGTTATagctataaaataattgtaggGTCAaagataatttaagaaaatcactgaaaatttttaatatgttaatatatttatttttttccatgtatATATGTTATTTCATATGTCATTACATATGTTGTAGTATTGTTTGACTCACATTAAGTACATTTTAAGTAATACATAGTAATGTTCGACTCATATTGAGTATAACTTGAGTAATAGTATGAAAATAGCATTATGAACATGCGAAAATGATACGCTATCACTAGGACTGATTGTTATTATCTTTCATTCAAAAAACTATTGTGCGAAATGTTTTCAAGCACAACTTTTTCTTAGATTATTTGTTGTTGAACAGATTACACGGTTGAGAACATTTTGTTAAACTTGAGAAATCTAATTCGCATATATCGCTGATAAACGTGATAACCGGTGAGATATTGGCCATATGTATTTAAACGCAAAAAAATAACACGTTCGAGATTTTATCCATTAAATTCCATAATTCTGACGGATGATTGCGACATTTTCAACAATCTTAAGAACATAAAAGGTACAGAGTGACACAACGATTATAAAGGTATGCGAATGAAGccaattaatgtttatttctaCCAATCAGGTTCGTAActaatcaaaaagttaaaagttaaataattaagttaaaaagttaataacttttaacttacagctagttaatttaaaaaaatttaattaaattacttttttaattttttttaacttatagttattttttaaacatataaactttaatttattaacttctttctaagctaaaaatttatttatataaaaaaattataatagacaaaatatattctcgcataaaaagaatatttctttgttgttttatataaacttaatttaaataaaatatttaatttgatagtctatattataattattttgagtaatcAAACTTAAAGAATTTCTAAttcaatatgaataatgctttttaaaattaatttttaatgtaacttacaattagtttaatcttaatataacatttaacgttattaaattgattttataagccattgactttaacttgatttaattaaaaaaatatattaacttatccaactcTGTTACTATACATATAACTcggtagattaattttaatcttgatttaaCTTATTTTGTCTTTCCctaattcttaaaactagaaaaggataaaaaggcaattaaaccaagattaaaattaattttacattgaagtAGACATTAATGTTCTTTTGTAGTAAATCATGTTCCtatcaactttattttattggtttaatttttttatcagttatacatattaaatacaGAATTTTTGCTCGTGTTTGTTAAGCAAAATTGGAAATATAGTTATACAATGtctcaattaattattaattatagaaagaaagtggcagattaatttatagaaagaaaaagacagaagttttgaattttttaatttttattttttacttattatttgatCTAGGAATATGTTTTACAATTCTTTGCTCAAAGAAAATTCAGTGACTCTAAagcttaaaaaagaaatattaatttcccTTTAAGGTCGATAAATTCTCATTAATTTATGAAAGTGTTATGATGGATAATTTCTGCGTAAAAAGTGATAGTGATAACATATGATCTTTGCTTACGTCTGTTTTTCAAACTTCTTCTCTTTTTACATATCTATCATTAATATACAGGGTATTCCATAactcttaattaatatttcaggcAGTGAAAGAGAATGGACATTTTGAACCCCCGAATTTCTTTTCCAATTTTGGCTCAGACTATTATTTACCAAGTCATTAACGATTGAAGTTGATTATCAATCATTAATAATAGTCTGAGCTAAAATtgggaaagaaatttttatttcaaaattccaTCCTCTTTCACATATTAATTAAGAGGATATCCTGTATACAGTTAAGCTTATTGCGCATTGAAAAACAACAGAAACATGGAATAACAACAGGCAATAGGTTTTAATCAATCAGAAGCCGCGAAAAATATCTGCGAATCAATCAGAAGTTAAGAAATCTATTGTCTGTTGTTATTCCCTGCTCCTGTATTTTTCATTGTTCAACAGGCTTTATATACACAAAATTAACGTGGACTTACGTGGAATatcctcttttttttgtttcttttactaattttatataactttatatttacatgACTTGTAGAATGTCGCTTATTCCTCTTATCGGAGATTGTTCGGAGCACGCGCTTTCAACAGTTTAGCGTCCAACGTTTCCCAACGTCACACTAGTTATCAACAGAAGAAAAAAAGGGGTTGATAGACACAGCGATCCAAAGTTCGTAGGCGAGAGTATATCTCAATTCCGCGATACGacgtctctcctctctctcgcttt contains these protein-coding regions:
- the LOC105194815 gene encoding protein toll, whose translation is MIVRKAIFVILAVVLGSVSAFHCPSNQECRCAYDRNGGIEISCLVKNDGKFIVNIQPRQYIQIQCDNSPEWSDFNMDVSSYTPENIERISFQMCDLPMNNSLGEITKRLGVTGIEILSFQSYKNLSSALVKHHLADFENLKSLTLSSNNVSFVDKDLLADLINLRVLNLRDNNLHLVKGFFNHTPRLESLELGDNALQSIEPGTFDNLKNLTYLNLWKNHLIEFQAGIFDELVALKTLDFNSNYMVKLPEKIFEKLEKLERLNLARNNFTHLPENLLRSNTKLKTFTLFENKRNMTTLPNAFFANLTELKELKLKKNGLLRLPEDIFWGCNSLTDINLERNYLRTLPVHIFRDLKELQILELSFNDLDKLPDNIFFNTSKLIKLDLSKNRFTFISTYLFNGLNNLKELNMEENQLTTISTRSFGYISNLKIAKFSNNFLTLHDPFQDILEPSDRQSPFHPCTNLEELYLVNNSISQIYNDWIVSNLKLRKLDLKYNYISSITTSDVQFLSDNIKVDLSYNKIEHIYLHDAEQFVHYQTNERNVIIIMDHNPLDCDCNLYDFLRYIEGRMHPKVQKYFHITKNNLTCQKPKELENVPVTNLKSESLTCMETRPKFCSEKCECFVRPEDKAFLFNCSYRNLTSASNVINKSNDFFQFEFNFSGNRLTRMPDLKALGYKSVKKLLLSHNSISEISLNGLSNTLQVLELHNNNVSRIQPNVLEFLNNSTNLTTLTLHENPWECDCDAKEFQDFIQKHARTHALYKVTCPGKNISISDMSFNADFCPLDITMMIAISVVIAFTGCFIGLIGLLYYKYQRQIKVWLFAHQWCLWFVTEEELDKEKLYDAFVSYSHKDHDFVVNELVSKLENGPTPFKLCLHYRDWLAGEWIPANIASSVENSRRTIVVLSPNFLESIWGRMEFRAAHSQALSEGRARVILILYGDIGPTDDLDPELKAYISMNTYVKWGDPWFWDKLRYALPHEPKLTRNSVAAGKKIFENHQLVLANGDKKELIYPTGLPETPPNTTPPADTLKKFMSDKESENQFLNGYPRESTCKLNGNIAIILSPEHLTKHDNKECLV